GCGAGGTCGAGCAGGTGTGCGACCGGGTGGCGGTCATCTCCTCCGGCCGGCTGGTCGTCGAGAGCAGCGTCGGCGAGCTGCTCGGGCTGCGCCGGCTGGTCATCGAGGCGGAGCCGCTGGGCGAGGCGGCCGCGATCACGACCCGGTTGCTGGGCCCGGAACGGGTGTCGGTCGTCGACGGGGTCGTGCACGCCCAGGCCGGGCCGGAGGACGCCGCCCGGATCAACCGGGCGCTGGTGCTGGCCGACGTCGAGGTCTCCGGGCTGCGCCAGGAGGCACAGACCCTCGAGGCGGTGTTCCTGCAGATGACCGGGTCGGAGCTGGCCGTCGCCGATCCCGATCCGGACGACCGTCCGGCCCAGCGGACCGGGCGCCTGTCCCGGAGAGGAGCGACGCGGTGACCGCGACGACGCAGACCGACGACCCCGGGCCCGGGACGGCGGAGGCCGCCCGCCCGGCTCCGCGGACCGGCCGGACGGCGGGGTCGCTCGGGGCCATGGTCTCGGCCGAGCTCACCAAGCTCCTCCGCCGACCCGCCACCTGGGTGCTGGTCGGGCTGTGGCCCGCGCTGCAGCTGGTGTTCAGCACGCTGATCCCCTACGTCAGCTACCAGCGCGGCGCGACGTTCGAGGGGCTGCCGCCCGAGGCGGTGCTGGCGAGCATGCTGCCCGACCAGCTGGTGCTGAACTCGCTGTCCGGGCTGCCGCTGTTCGGGGGTGCCCTGCTGCTCACCCTCGGCGCCCTGCTGGCCGGCAGCGAGTACGGCTGGGGCACGTTGAAGACGGTGCTCGGCCAGGGGCCCCGCCGCCTCCAGGTGCTGGCGGCCCAGCTGCTCGCGCTGCTCGTGGTGCTGGCCGTGGCCGTGCTGGTGAGCTTCGCGATCACCGCCCTGGCGAGCGGGGTGATCGCGGCCGGTGAGTCGGCGACCGCCGACTGGCCGACGGCCGGCCGGCTGCTCCGGGGCCTCGGCGGCGGCCTGCTCATCGCGGCCACCTGGGGGTCGCTGGGCCTGCTGCTCGGGCACGCGCTGCGCAGCACCGCGCTGCCGATCGCCCTCGGGCTGGTCTGGGTCCTGGCCGTGGAGAACCTGATCGTGAACGTCGCCGCACCGTTGCTCGGGTTCTTCGACGCCGCCCAGGCCGGGTTGCCCGGGGTCAACGCCGGCTCGCTGGTCGCCGCGCTCGCCGGGCCCGGTGCGGCGCTGCGCACCCCCGGGGTGGCGGCGATCGTCGACGGGCCCCAGGCCGCCTGGGTGCTCGCCGGGTTCCTCGTGCTGTTCACCACCCTGACCGGCGTCCTGCTGACCCGGCGCGACGTCGTCTGACGTCGGCCCGGGCCCGGCTCGGCTCGGCCCCGGCTCGGTCCGGGTCCGGCTCGGTCCGGGTCCGGCTCGGTCCGGGCCCGGCTCGGTCCGGGTCCGGCGGCGCGCAGCCCGCCGCCGGGGACCGCCCCGGGGCGGTCCCCGGTCAGGCCGCCGGGGCGTCCTCTCGGTTGACCAGGATGGCCAGCTGCGTCCGGGTGCGGACGTCCAGCCGGCGCATCACCGCCGTCAGGTGGCTCTTCACCGTCGCCGAGCTGAGGAACAGCCGGCCGGCGATCTCCTCGTTGCTCAGCCCCTGCGCCACCAGCTCGGCCACCTC
The Modestobacter marinus DNA segment above includes these coding regions:
- a CDS encoding ABC transporter permease subunit; this translates as MTATTQTDDPGPGTAEAARPAPRTGRTAGSLGAMVSAELTKLLRRPATWVLVGLWPALQLVFSTLIPYVSYQRGATFEGLPPEAVLASMLPDQLVLNSLSGLPLFGGALLLTLGALLAGSEYGWGTLKTVLGQGPRRLQVLAAQLLALLVVLAVAVLVSFAITALASGVIAAGESATADWPTAGRLLRGLGGGLLIAATWGSLGLLLGHALRSTALPIALGLVWVLAVENLIVNVAAPLLGFFDAAQAGLPGVNAGSLVAALAGPGAALRTPGVAAIVDGPQAAWVLAGFLVLFTTLTGVLLTRRDVV